AGCGGCTGTTCACCATACGTCTTCACAAAGTCCTGAAAAATCTTGGCAGGAACGGCAAATTTACCGGTATCATCCGAACGAACCTCGATGGAGGTCACCAAGGTAGTTTCGCCATCCGAAGCGGTAATGGTCAGGTTGTTTTCTTTAATTTCAAAAAGGTAATTTTCAAGAATCGGCCTCGACTGGGAGCTGGAAATCACGCCGCTCACCGTGCCCAGCGCTTTCTGTAGTTCCCCACTTGCAACAATAAATTTCATTTGGAATAAGTTGTTTTTTTAATGTTCAAACGAAACGCACGCGCTTCATCTTAAAAAATAATTTTTACAAATATAATGATTTGGCTGTAAAAACCGCTAAACAAACGGTCTAAAAATTTATACCGGAAAATGGCTAATCTGCGCCCGGGAACTCATAATTCTTCTCATCAGATCCATCGATGGTGATGTTCAGCGCGAGATAGAGGAAATGCAGGTTACGATTACCGGAAGTGGCAAATTCGCGCTGCCACAGATAGCCGGAGGCGATCCCAAAATTCTCGTCAATCTGGTATCCGAAGCCCCCAAATACCCGATTGCGTGCGAATAGGGGTTTTTGCGTAGTAACGAAGAATACCTCATCATACACATTGGCAAACAGGGTGCCCGGCTTTACAGATTCGGAATTCAAGGGGACCGAGATGTTCAGGCGGTAGCGCAAACGGATCCGGTCGGACTTTTCATCAGTCTGCGGTTCGTAAAACCAACTTTTCTCCGCACGTACACGGTTTTCAAACTTGAATTTACCGGTTTTAACATCTACCACATCCTGCAACCATACACGGAACTCTTCCTTATCTAATCGTCGGTCTTCATAGGTCACGTAACGCCCGATGCCAATGAACGGTTTGTGGTTTTTGGTGAGATTGTAACCTACCCCACCTTTTATTTCATAGTAATCAGGGTAAGCAAAATCTTTGATACCACGCAACTGACCTTCGGCATTTAGGAAGAACTTAGGATGGAACTTATAAGTAACAGATAATGTATTGAAGCTGGAAAGATGCTCTTTCTGTGCGGAAAGAGCCGTAAACATCAGAAGCCCCAGCAGTTGATAAAATCTTTTTTTCATGGGGTAAAAATAAATATTTTCTGTGTAGTAGAATGCCTGATCTCACTAAATAACAAAAGTACAGCCAATAGCTGCACTTTTGTTATCATTTACCTATAGTCTCTATCTTTTTCTCATCAAATGTGTAATAAGATCATTTAGGAATTTTATCATGACTCACACATTTTAGGAGACAAATATTCAATTTTTTTTTGAAATCAGCAAGACTTTCATAAAAAAATTATGATTGAAAATCAGTAATTTTGTACGTTTTAAATTTACGCATGACAACAGACAGCAAAATAGATATAAAAAAACAGATTTTCGTTAAAAACGCACATCTGAACAACCTAAAGAACATTGATGTACTGATCCCCAAAAACAAGCTGGTCGTCATCACTGGGGTTTCTGGCAGCGGCAAATCTTCACTGGCTTTCGATACCATCTATGCCGAGGGACAGCGCAGATATGTAGAGAGTCTAAGCTCCTACGCACGGCAGTTCCTGGGCAAGCTGGAGAAACCCAAGATCGACGACATCAAAGGGCTTGCGCCATCCATCGCCATACAGCAAAAAGTAATTTCATCCAACCCAAGGTCTACAGTGGGCACCTCTACGGAAGTGTACGATTACCTGAAATTGCTTTTCGCACGCGTGGGCCGCACATATTCCCCGGTCTCTGGCGAAGAGGTGAAAAAAGATTCGGTGACCGATGTCATTAATTATATACAGCAGCACCAGCAGCACGATTTTCTACTCAGAAGTCCACTGCGTTTCGAGACCGCTAAATTCACGGAACTTCTTAAGACCCTCCGTGTATCGGGCTTTACGAAACTTGAGGTCGGTGGCAACGTAGCCGGTATCGAGGATCTTGAAAGTTTCGGGTTTGTGCCGGAAAAAGATATGGAAGTGCAGTTGGTGATCGACCGTTTCCGGTTTGAGGAGGATGAGAGCTTCCTGCAGCGCCTGGCAGACTCCATTCAGATGGCATTCTATGAAGGACACGGCTATTGTTCGCTGAAACATGTCGAAACAGGCGATGTACGCGAATTTTCAAATAAATTCGAGCTGGACGGGATGGAGTTCATGGAGCCGAATGTACATTTCTTCAGTTTCAATAATCCGTATGGCGCCTGTCCCGAATGTGAAGGCTACGGTAAGGTGATCGGTATTGATGAGGACCTGGTGATCCCCAACAAGAACCTGTCGGTGTACGAAGACGCGGTGGCCAGCTGGAAAGGCGAAAGCATGAGTGAATGGAAAAAATCCTTCATCAAGAAAGCAGGCAGCAGCTTCCCTATCCACAAACCTTATCACGAACTTACCAAAGAGCAGAAACAGCTTCTGTGGAAAGGCGACGGTTCGCGCAACTACCCCTCCATCAACAGTTTTTTTAAAATGGTGGAAGAAAACCTCTATAAAATACAGTACCGCGTGATGCTTTCACGTTACCGGGGCAAGACCCTGTGCCCTACCTGCGAAGGTATGCGGCTGCGAAAGGAAACCGAGTGGGTGAAGATCAACGGGCACAATATCCAGGCGATGATCGACTTGCCTTTGGATGAACTTCTGCCCCTGATGAAATCCTTGGAACTGAACAAGTATGACGCGGAAGTCGCCAAAAGGCTTTTGTATGAAATCATCACGCGGCTGGAGTTCTTGGATAAGGTAGGCCTGGGTTACCTGACGCTCAACCGTACCTCCAACACCCTTTCCGGTGGTGAAAGCCAGCGCATCAACTTAGCCACCTCGCTGGGCTGTTCGCTGGTGGGTTCTATCTATATCCTTGATGAGCCTTCCATCGGTTTACATTCACGCGATACCGAAAACCTCATCAGCGTGCTGAAAAACCTGCGCGACCTTGGCAATACCGTGATTGTAGTGGAACATGATGAAGACGTGATGAAAGCCGCGGATCATATCATTGATATTGGCCCCGAGGCCGGATATTTAGGCGGCGAGCTGGTATTTGCCGGGAATTTCGAGGAACTGAAGGACTCCGATTCCCTTACCGCACAATATCTCACCGGAAAACTAGAGATCGCTGTTCCGCCAAGGAGAAGGAAAGCCAAGGAGTTCATTAAGATACGTGGCGCAAGGCAGAACAACCTTAAAAACATTGACGTGGACATCCCACTTGAAAGTCTGGTCGTGATTTCTGGCGTCTCAGGTTCCGGAAAATCGACACTGATGAAAGAAGTGCTTACCAACGACATCCAAATACAACTTGGTTTGGGCGGTAAAAAAGGTGATTATGATACGGTGACATTCCCAAAGAGCCTCATTAAAAACATTGAACTGATTGACCAGAACCCGATCGGCAAATCCTCACGCTCCAATCCGGTAACCTATCTCAAGGCCTATGATGATATCCGCGATGTCTTCTCGAAGCAGAAAATGGCCAAGATGCAGGGCCTGAGGCCCAAACATTTCTCCTTCAACGTGGACGGCGGAAGATGTGACGACTGTAAGGGTGAAGGCGTCATCAACGTATCCATGCAGTTTATGGCTGATATTGAACTTGAATGTGAGACGTGCCACGGCACACGTTTCAAGAACGAAATCCTGGAAGTGAAATTTGACGAGAAAAACATCTCGGAAATCCTTCACATGACGGTGAACGAGGCCATTGATTTCTTCACCGAAAACAACGAACAGAAAATCGTTACGAAACTGAAACCCCTGCAGGATGTCGGCTTGGGCTATCTACAGCTTGGGCAAAGCTCTTCCACACTTTCCGGCGGCGAGGCACAAAGGGTAAAGCTGGCCTCATTCCTTGTAAAAGGCGTGGCGACAGAAAAAACACTGTTCATCTTTGATGAGCCATCTACCGGACTTCATTTCCATGACATCAATAAACTGCTGACTTCACTACAGGCACTTATTGAACTGGGACATTCTGTATTGGTGATCGAACATCAGCCGGATATTATAAAATCCGCCGATTATATTGTCGATATTGGCCCCGAAGCCGGAAAATACGGTGGCGAAGTGGTGTTTATAGGCACTCCCGAGGATCTGGTCAAGAACAAGGATTCCCATACCGGAAGGTTTTTGGCGGAGAAACTATGACGAATTTAAACCACCAACAGCAGTACACACCTTAGTAGCCCCACCAGGAATCGAACCTGGATCTAAAGTTTAGGAAACTTCTATTCTATCCGTTGAACTATGGGGCCGGTTAGCACAAAGCTACAAAACAAAAATTCCGCTGCAAAATGGGCTGCCTCTAAAAAGTGTCTAATTTTTTGGGGGCAGTGCATTTTTAAAGGCTTCCGGCTATTGTTTGATGAATTTGAGGTGATGCGAACTTTCTTTGAAGAAATATACACCTTTTGGGGTGGTACTTACTTTTACTTTTTATACAACATTATAGAGGCCTTCTTTTATCATCTTTCCGTCGGAGGAATAAATTTCAAATATTTTCCTATCCGCCAAACCATCCACTGAAAAGATAGCTTTCACAGGATTCGGGAACAGTCTAATTTTTTTTATGACATTATCAAGGGCTAAGATTGAAATGTCCTTCAACCACGGTGGAATTGCGGTGAACGATTTGGTTTTCATAATTGAACTGTACAGAAAACACCGGAAAACCTACTGATTATGCAAAGTTTTGATTATTGGTATGCTCTATAATCGCAGATAAGCGACTTCCCAACCCATGACGCTGACTTTCACAGGCAGTGGCATTTCAAAGAACTTAACCGATGGATTGCTTTGGGTTTGCGCCATTTTGAAAAGAAGATAAATCCCCAGTTGGATTCCGGTGAATTTGGTAGCTCGGATAGCCCAGGCCCTACACCCAATGATTGAAAAACTCAGTAAAATCTTTACCAGTGGATAGCAGCAAAGAGTTTTTAAAACCTTCTGTCTCAGTGTAGTTGTAAGCTAATTCAGGACACGAACTATTACCAATCTGATATATTTAAAGATTAAGCGCAGGTTTAAGGATTTGTTCCATCCTGTTTTTCACCATATCCACGGAGCCGCCGTAATTGTTAATTAGTAAGGAGAACACCAAAGTTTTACCAGTATTGGTTTTCATGTATCCGGCAAGTGTCTTCACTTTGTTAAGCGTGCCTGTTTTGGCGAAAATCTGCCCATATCCTTCTTGCTGGAATGTATTTTTAAGCGTTCCCGACTGTCCCGCCACCGGCAAAGAATCGAAATAAGTTTTGAAATGCTTTTCCTTCATCAAGCCTGTTAAAAACTTCGCCTGCGCAATGGGTGTCACCACATTCGCACGGGAAAGTCCGCTGCCATCCATATAATTAAGTCCGTTTGTATCGAAGGCGATAGATTTCAGATGTTCCATGACGGCATTTCGGCCTGACTCCAGGGTTTGGTCGCCGTTTTTCTGGAAGCCGATCGTCCTTAAAGTCGCTTCAGACAAGGCATTATCGCTACGCTGGTTGATGTAATATACAATTTCTGATAGCGTAGGTGATGAGTATTCGGTAATTTTCGTCCTAGGTTCGGGGTTTGTCTCGGTAGTGCGTGTAACAACTTTACCGCTTACCGTGAGGCCTTTCTTCACCATATTGGTACGCAATAGGTTGGCCAGATAGGCTGGTGGATCTGCTACTTTTGTCGTCAGCGGGTAACCTTCAAATTTGTCGGCGTACACCATCTGTCCGATGTAGGGTGAAATGTAATAGTAGTTCTTATTCTCGCTGAACGGGTTTGATTTCTTGGCAATCAAGCGTTCATTCTGCGGATTTACTTCATGTGTTGAACCGGCTGGCAGATAATAGTTACCGTTTTCGAGCCAAACGATATTCTGTGGCAGCACCTGAGATTTATTGGCCTTAAATACCCCGGTCTGAATGATGATATCTCCTTTCACTTTCTTTATCCCAAGTTCGGATATTGCGTAGATGAAGTCTGATACTATGCTGCCGTAGGAAGAAGCGCCGGCTTTGTTGGTCCCAAGTGAAGGGTCACCACTACCCACGATGTAAAGATTGCCCTCCAGATTACCATTCTCATCTATCGTGCCGGAGTGTTCGAGTTGTGTAATCCACCGGAAATTGGTACCCAGCAGGCTTATCGCGGTTTCTGTAGTCAATAACTTGGTGGTGGAAGCTGCGATCAGCGGCATGTTTTCATTATAGGAATTCACGATTTTCTTCGTAAGCGGATCGTAAATCACAAATCCCCAGTCTGCATTTCGCAAAACGGGATCGTTCATCATCGAGTTAAGGTTGATGTCGACCAGTTCTTTCGCTGAAAGTAATTTTTCTGGCGCTACAGCCTCTTTTGGTATGTTACTTGAATGGCTTTCGTAAGACTGTGGAAAGTTATTGGAGGTAAAGGTTCCCTGTCCTAACACTAAGGCCGAAACGGCAAATGCGGGAGCAAGAAATAGATTTTTTAGGCTAATCATTTAATTTTTGTTATTTGATTATCTGTTACTGTCTAAAGATTTCAAATGCAAAGCAATCTTTTAAACGGCCAAAATTATCAAATATTATTAACTATCAGTCTGTGAGCACTCTTAAAAGGAAGTAAAAGCTGTTAAAGTTTGTTAAACATCTACAAATATCAGTTTCTTGATACTGTGATACGCGGTAATCTCATCAAATTCATCAAGACTTTTTTCCACTAAATCCTTGAAGTAAGTGTATTTTTTTCCACGGGGCAATTTCAGGAGAATTTGATATTGATATAATAGGTTCAGTTTGGCTATCGGCGATTTTTCCGGGCCTAAGACACAGGCTTCCGGTAGATATTTCCGTAAGATTGAACCCAAAAACTGTGCTGAACGGTTCACTTTGTCCTCACGGCGGTGCTTCAGTTCAATCAGGATGAGTTTTACAAACGGTGGATACAGAAATTTCTTCCTTTCTTCCAGAAAATGTTCGTAAAGACGTGGGCTCTGCTGCTCTTTCAACAACTGAAAAACCGAATGCTCGGGTTGATATGTCTGTATGATGACTTTGCCTTCACCAGATGTGCGGCCTGCCCTGCCGGCGACCTGCGTAATGAGTTGATAAGCGCGTTCTTCCGCACGAAAATCCTGCACATACAACAAGGAGTCGCCTTTTGGTATCGCTACCAGCTCGATATGATCGAAATCCAATCCTTTAGAAATCATCTGTGTACCGACAATCATATCGGTTTCACCGTCTTCTATTTTCTCATACAGCCTTTCGAACGCAAATTTCTTTCGCATACTGTCCACATCCATCCGGTCGATCTCCGCATCCGGAAAAATCATTGAAATTTCTTCATGGATCTGTTCTACACCAACGCCACGCTCATTCAGGTTTTCAGAATGGCATTTCGGACACGTTTGTGGCTTTGCCGCGCGCTGCCCGCAGTAGTGGCATTTCATTTCGTTTGAAACTTTATGGTAAGTCATTACCACATCACAGTTCGAGCAGTAATTTACATAACCGCAACTTTCACATTCCACTACATTCGAGTAGCCACGGCGGTTGTGGAGAATCATACCCTGCTTCTTATCGGCAAGCAAGGTTTTGAAAGCATCGAGCAACTTGAGTGAAAAATTACCCGATACCCTTTTAAGATCCTGCTCTTCCTTGAAGTTGATTAATTCATATTCCGGCAGCCGCACACCGCCGAAACGTTCGTTAAGGAACACATACCTGAGTTTATCTTGCTGTGCGGCATAATAAGATTCTACCGAAGGTGTGGCCGAACCTAAGATAACGCGTGCCCCGAAAAAACCAGCGAACACCTGCGCCGCATCTTTTGCATTAAAGAATGGCGACACTTCCTTAGGTTTGTATGCCGAATCATGCTCTTCATCTACGATCACCAACCGCAACTGTCCGAATGGCAGGAAAAGTGCTGCCCGTGTACCGACAATCACCTTCAGGTCATTGTTGCGTACCCGTCGCCAGATTTCCACACGTTCAAAATCCGTAAGTTTCTGATGATAAAAGCCTAATTGCCGGCCATACTTCTTTTCAAGTCGCTGTACAATCTGCTTGGTAAGCGCAATCTCCGGCAACAGAAACAGCACGCTACCACCAGCGTTTATCGCCTCCTCAATCTTATCAAGGTAAATATGCGTTTTCCCCGATGAGGTAACGCCATGTAAGAGTACATTTTTACCAGCTAAAAAAGCCTCATCTATTTCGTATTTTGCCGCAAGTTGCGCTTCCGTCAGCTGGTCGAGGTTTTCTACAGGACCGTCGTAACTTTCAATACGGTCTTTCTGGAGCGTGTACTCTTCTACCAAATTTTTACCGATCAGCATATTCAGTTGAGAATAGGAAAATCCTTTCTCATCCATCACCACCGATTTTTTAATCGGCACATCAGGATGTTCGGTTTGTTTTTCGAGGAGTGACAGTAAAAGACCCTGCTGTTTTGGTGCACGTTTCAGGGAAAGGAGTATTTCCGGCAGCTGTTTTTTAAGCTTCTCTACATCTTTTAAACGAAGATAGGCGACTTCGCGCGGTTTATACTTTTCGGCAATTTTTTCATCAATCTCAATGTATTGCAGGTCAATCAGCGATTTGATGGTTTTTATAAGCTCTTTTTTAGGGATAAAAGCTTCTGCTTCGGTAACATTGATGAGTTGCCTCACCTCAAGTGCCTGAATGAGGTACATCTCGTGCACATCGAGATTTTCAAAATCCACGACGGCGCCAGGTTTTAATTTAAGATACGTTTCGCTTTCAAGTTTTAATGAAGACGGAAAGGCAAAACGATAAATTTCCCCTAAGTTACAAAGATAATACGATGACAACCATGACCAGAACTGCAACTGCTCTGGCTGAAGAATAGGATAATCATCCAGCAGGCTGATGAGGTTTTTTGCCACGAAATTCTCCGGCTCGCGATGGTGGATTTCGTAGACGATGCCGGTATAAATCTTTTTGCCGCGGAATGGTACAAGCACGCGCATGCCGGGCTGTAGCACAGCACGCATTTCTTCAGGAATTTTATAGGTAAAAGTTCCCTTTAAATTGAGCGGCAAGATAATCTGGACAAAATTCAAAACTAATCAGCGGTTTTATGTGGTGGATGGAGACAAATTTAGCACAATTTTATGCTAAAAAGATCAGCGTGATGACATAAAAAAAACGGGCCGTGGCCCGCTGGAATCTATTTTTTAATATTATTTTTTCTGTCTTCTTTTCAACTCGCGGTCGATAAGGCCGAGTTCGCGACCGGTTTGTCCTGCGACGGAGGTGTTTTCCTGTGCTCTTCGGGTAAGATAAGGCACTACATCTTTCACCGGGCCGTAAGGCAAGTATTTGCATACATTGTATTTCTCGGCACCCAGGAAATACGTAATATTATCGCTCATTCCATACAACTGTCCGAAATGGATTTGCGGATGATCATTTGTAAGCCCCATTGCCTGCATATGGTTCATGACCAGTTCGGTAGACTTTTCGTTATGTGTTCCGAAAAACGCTGATACACGGTCAAGATTCTTTAATACAAAGTCGATGGCTGCATTGTAATTATCATCAGAAGCCTGTTTGTTAGGCTGTATCGGATCCGGATAGTTCATGGCTGCGGCACGTTCGCGTTCTTTTTCCATGTAGGCACCACGTACAAATTTATATCCGAGGTAATATCCTTCTTCCTTTGCGCGCTGCAGGTCGGCGGCCAGATACTCCATACGGCCGGTTCTGTACATCTGGATGGTATTCCAGATCAGGGGTTTTTCTTTGTTGAAACGTGCCATCATCTGGTTCACAAGTTCATCAGTAGCGTCCTGCATCCAGGTTTCTTCCGCATCGATCATCAGTACCACGTTACGGTCGAAAGCCATCTGGGAAACTTCCTCGTATCTTTTTACTACGCGCTCCCATTCTTCTTTTTGAGAATTGGTAAGTACGGTACCGCGACCAACTTCCTCATAAATTTCAATGCGCCCAAAACCAGTTGGTTTAAAAACGACAAAGGGGATGGCGGGATTTCCTTCAGCGAATTTTATGTTTTGCTTAATCTCTTCGCAGGTCTGGTCGAAAAGTGCTTCTTCAGCCTTACCTTCAATGGCGTAATCAAATATACTCCCGACATGTCTTTTAAACATCTGCTTCACCACTTTCATGCTTTCCTCGCGGGTTTCGCCGCCACAAAACTGCTCGAAAAGGGTATTTCGTACAATACCGGTAACGAACGGAAAATTATTCTTCACCGTAAAATTAAGTGCCGATATACCAATATTGGTTATAGCAGGCTGTTCAATTGCTTTGAACATCCAGTAGGCTTTACGCAGTTGTGCGTCGCTACGGTCCGCAAAAGCAATTTGGGTATTGTTGAAAATGCTCATTATCAAATTTTAGATAAACGCAAATTTAATGATAGTCTGTGAATAGAAAAAACGAATAGATAGTTTAATTTTGTGATAAATTTCAGTTATGATTACTTTTATGGACGGGCAATTCTCCGCCTTCAATGCATATATTAAAAATGCCAGCATTTCTAAAATCTTCATCCTCGCAGATGAAAATACGCATCAATACTGCTTGCCGACTTTCTTAGGAAACATGGAAACCGCGATCCCGTTTGAAATCATTGAGATAGAAGCCGGAGAAGCACTGAAAAACATTGAAACGGCGACCCAACTCTGGGAAATCCTCACCGAATTTGAAGCCGACCGGAATGCGCTCCTAGTGAATGTTGGTGGCGGCGTGATTACCGACCTTGGCGGATTTGTGGCGTCTACATACAAACGCGGCATCCGTTTCGTGAACATGCCTACCACCCTTCTGGCGATGTGCGACGCGGCCATTGGCGGCAAAACGGGCATCGACCATGGTTACCTGAAGAACATCGTAGGTACATTTGCCAACGCAGAGAGGATTTTCGTATATCCGCCCTTCCTTGAAACGCTGCCGTTTACAGAATTGCGCAGTGGCTTTGCCGAAATGCTGAAGCATGGCCTGATCGCCGACGAAAATCACTGGCTGCAACTGGGCCTGTTGCCCGAAATAAATGTAGCAGACATCATTCCGCATATTGAAACCTCAATGAAGATTAAACAAAGTATCGTAGAACAGGATTTTCAGGAGAAAAACATTCGTAAAACGCTCAATTTCGGGCATACGGTGGGGCATGCCTACGAAAGTCTTTTCTTAGCACAGGGCCAGCCGGTGCCTCATGGCGAGGCTGTAGCTCTTGGTATGATTATCGAAACGCGCATCTCCCAACTCGAAGGGCTGATAGATGAAGAAACGGCTCATGAAATCATCCAAATACTGCGAAAATTCTATCCACTCTTAGATATCGGAAGATTCGATACAGGGGAATTGCTGGGTTTGATGAACAATGACAAAAAAAACACTTCAGGCGCTATCAGTTTTTCGTTAATCAGCGGTATCGGAAAAGGTATTTACGACCAGAAAGTCCACACCAAGAATCTGCTTGATGCAATTGAATATTACACTTCATTATGCTAAACCTCTAATAACTATTCCTTACATATTAATCTTAGAAATAAATTTTTAAGATTTAAGTCTATTTACCGACCTAATTTACAAGAGATTACATTAAAAATTACTCAAACGCTTGTTTAATTTCAGCGCTTTCTAAAGCAGTTTTGGCACACGGTTTGTGAGTTCGCTTACCATAAAACAAAAAATTTAAAACGCAGGTCGGTTATTTATAAAGACTAATATTTCAGAAATTAAAGGCTGGTCTGCAAAATTCAATTAAAAATTTAGAAATTATGAAAAAGTTAATTTTAGGTGCAGCTCTTGCGATGGGAACTTTAACGTATGCACAACAGTTTGGTATTAAAGCAGGTTTGAACGTATCTTCAATCTCTGATGAAGGTTTTGATGATACAAATTCAAAAGCTGGTTTTTATGCAGGTGTCTTGATGAACGCGCCAATCGCAGAGAACTTCAGCATCCAACCAGAGGTGATCTATAACAATTTAGGAGCAAAATACACGACATCAATCGGGTCTTCTACAACTGAAACAAAACTGAACCTTGATTATATTACGGTACCTGTAATGTTCCAGTATAATGCGACACCATCTTTCTATCTTGAGGCAGGTCCCGAGTTCGGATTCTTGGTAAATGCGAAAGCCGATACCGACATCAATACGCCAATCGGTTCAGGATCTTCTTCTAGAGACCTTGACACTGATGATTTCAACAAATTTAATTTCGGTGTAGGTATTGGTGCAGGTTTCAATTTCACACAAAACTTTGGTCTTAACGCGAGATATGTGGCAGGCTTCAGTGATATCACTGATGTAAACTCTGATCCAAGTACTGATGCGAACAACA
This DNA window, taken from Chryseobacterium sp. 6424, encodes the following:
- a CDS encoding DUF2490 domain-containing protein; protein product: MKKRFYQLLGLLMFTALSAQKEHLSSFNTLSVTYKFHPKFFLNAEGQLRGIKDFAYPDYYEIKGGVGYNLTKNHKPFIGIGRYVTYEDRRLDKEEFRVWLQDVVDVKTGKFKFENRVRAEKSWFYEPQTDEKSDRIRLRYRLNISVPLNSESVKPGTLFANVYDEVFFVTTQKPLFARNRVFGGFGYQIDENFGIASGYLWQREFATSGNRNLHFLYLALNITIDGSDEKNYEFPGAD
- the uvrA gene encoding excinuclease ABC subunit UvrA, yielding MTTDSKIDIKKQIFVKNAHLNNLKNIDVLIPKNKLVVITGVSGSGKSSLAFDTIYAEGQRRYVESLSSYARQFLGKLEKPKIDDIKGLAPSIAIQQKVISSNPRSTVGTSTEVYDYLKLLFARVGRTYSPVSGEEVKKDSVTDVINYIQQHQQHDFLLRSPLRFETAKFTELLKTLRVSGFTKLEVGGNVAGIEDLESFGFVPEKDMEVQLVIDRFRFEEDESFLQRLADSIQMAFYEGHGYCSLKHVETGDVREFSNKFELDGMEFMEPNVHFFSFNNPYGACPECEGYGKVIGIDEDLVIPNKNLSVYEDAVASWKGESMSEWKKSFIKKAGSSFPIHKPYHELTKEQKQLLWKGDGSRNYPSINSFFKMVEENLYKIQYRVMLSRYRGKTLCPTCEGMRLRKETEWVKINGHNIQAMIDLPLDELLPLMKSLELNKYDAEVAKRLLYEIITRLEFLDKVGLGYLTLNRTSNTLSGGESQRINLATSLGCSLVGSIYILDEPSIGLHSRDTENLISVLKNLRDLGNTVIVVEHDEDVMKAADHIIDIGPEAGYLGGELVFAGNFEELKDSDSLTAQYLTGKLEIAVPPRRRKAKEFIKIRGARQNNLKNIDVDIPLESLVVISGVSGSGKSTLMKEVLTNDIQIQLGLGGKKGDYDTVTFPKSLIKNIELIDQNPIGKSSRSNPVTYLKAYDDIRDVFSKQKMAKMQGLRPKHFSFNVDGGRCDDCKGEGVINVSMQFMADIELECETCHGTRFKNEILEVKFDEKNISEILHMTVNEAIDFFTENNEQKIVTKLKPLQDVGLGYLQLGQSSSTLSGGEAQRVKLASFLVKGVATEKTLFIFDEPSTGLHFHDINKLLTSLQALIELGHSVLVIEHQPDIIKSADYIVDIGPEAGKYGGEVVFIGTPEDLVKNKDSHTGRFLAEKL
- the dacB gene encoding D-alanyl-D-alanine carboxypeptidase/D-alanyl-D-alanine-endopeptidase, whose amino-acid sequence is MISLKNLFLAPAFAVSALVLGQGTFTSNNFPQSYESHSSNIPKEAVAPEKLLSAKELVDINLNSMMNDPVLRNADWGFVIYDPLTKKIVNSYNENMPLIAASTTKLLTTETAISLLGTNFRWITQLEHSGTIDENGNLEGNLYIVGSGDPSLGTNKAGASSYGSIVSDFIYAISELGIKKVKGDIIIQTGVFKANKSQVLPQNIVWLENGNYYLPAGSTHEVNPQNERLIAKKSNPFSENKNYYYISPYIGQMVYADKFEGYPLTTKVADPPAYLANLLRTNMVKKGLTVSGKVVTRTTETNPEPRTKITEYSSPTLSEIVYYINQRSDNALSEATLRTIGFQKNGDQTLESGRNAVMEHLKSIAFDTNGLNYMDGSGLSRANVVTPIAQAKFLTGLMKEKHFKTYFDSLPVAGQSGTLKNTFQQEGYGQIFAKTGTLNKVKTLAGYMKTNTGKTLVFSLLINNYGGSVDMVKNRMEQILKPALNL
- the priA gene encoding primosomal protein N'; translation: MNFVQIILPLNLKGTFTYKIPEEMRAVLQPGMRVLVPFRGKKIYTGIVYEIHHREPENFVAKNLISLLDDYPILQPEQLQFWSWLSSYYLCNLGEIYRFAFPSSLKLESETYLKLKPGAVVDFENLDVHEMYLIQALEVRQLINVTEAEAFIPKKELIKTIKSLIDLQYIEIDEKIAEKYKPREVAYLRLKDVEKLKKQLPEILLSLKRAPKQQGLLLSLLEKQTEHPDVPIKKSVVMDEKGFSYSQLNMLIGKNLVEEYTLQKDRIESYDGPVENLDQLTEAQLAAKYEIDEAFLAGKNVLLHGVTSSGKTHIYLDKIEEAINAGGSVLFLLPEIALTKQIVQRLEKKYGRQLGFYHQKLTDFERVEIWRRVRNNDLKVIVGTRAALFLPFGQLRLVIVDEEHDSAYKPKEVSPFFNAKDAAQVFAGFFGARVILGSATPSVESYYAAQQDKLRYVFLNERFGGVRLPEYELINFKEEQDLKRVSGNFSLKLLDAFKTLLADKKQGMILHNRRGYSNVVECESCGYVNYCSNCDVVMTYHKVSNEMKCHYCGQRAAKPQTCPKCHSENLNERGVGVEQIHEEISMIFPDAEIDRMDVDSMRKKFAFERLYEKIEDGETDMIVGTQMISKGLDFDHIELVAIPKGDSLLYVQDFRAEERAYQLITQVAGRAGRTSGEGKVIIQTYQPEHSVFQLLKEQQSPRLYEHFLEERKKFLYPPFVKLILIELKHRREDKVNRSAQFLGSILRKYLPEACVLGPEKSPIAKLNLLYQYQILLKLPRGKKYTYFKDLVEKSLDEFDEITAYHSIKKLIFVDV
- a CDS encoding proline dehydrogenase family protein; protein product: MSIFNNTQIAFADRSDAQLRKAYWMFKAIEQPAITNIGISALNFTVKNNFPFVTGIVRNTLFEQFCGGETREESMKVVKQMFKRHVGSIFDYAIEGKAEEALFDQTCEEIKQNIKFAEGNPAIPFVVFKPTGFGRIEIYEEVGRGTVLTNSQKEEWERVVKRYEEVSQMAFDRNVVLMIDAEETWMQDATDELVNQMMARFNKEKPLIWNTIQMYRTGRMEYLAADLQRAKEEGYYLGYKFVRGAYMEKERERAAAMNYPDPIQPNKQASDDNYNAAIDFVLKNLDRVSAFFGTHNEKSTELVMNHMQAMGLTNDHPQIHFGQLYGMSDNITYFLGAEKYNVCKYLPYGPVKDVVPYLTRRAQENTSVAGQTGRELGLIDRELKRRQKK
- the aroB gene encoding 3-dehydroquinate synthase; amino-acid sequence: MITFMDGQFSAFNAYIKNASISKIFILADENTHQYCLPTFLGNMETAIPFEIIEIEAGEALKNIETATQLWEILTEFEADRNALLVNVGGGVITDLGGFVASTYKRGIRFVNMPTTLLAMCDAAIGGKTGIDHGYLKNIVGTFANAERIFVYPPFLETLPFTELRSGFAEMLKHGLIADENHWLQLGLLPEINVADIIPHIETSMKIKQSIVEQDFQEKNIRKTLNFGHTVGHAYESLFLAQGQPVPHGEAVALGMIIETRISQLEGLIDEETAHEIIQILRKFYPLLDIGRFDTGELLGLMNNDKKNTSGAISFSLISGIGKGIYDQKVHTKNLLDAIEYYTSLC